The genomic window CCCGATCTCCTCGAAGCCGATGTCCTTGAGCGTGGCAATCGCCTGCAGCAGGTCGGAGGGACCGGACGAGCGCGAGGGCCACAGGACCTTGCCATCGTAGTATAGGCATGGCACCACGCGGTCGGAGAGGTCGAACGCCTCCGCGAACAGCTCGACCGACGGCGCGGTCATGGTTCCGATGATCGTCCTCGACACATCCATGGCGAAGGCGTCGAAGACGTCCTCGATATCCCTCACTCCCAGGTCGAGCCACACCCGGTACTTGCTCTTGATAAGCGTCTTAAGGACGTCGAAGTTGGGCCGACCGTCCTTGATCCCCGACAGATCTAGGAGAGAAATCTCCTTGGCCGAGTAGCGTGGGCTGTGCACTGCCGACCAGTAGCGGGAGAAACGTTCTTTCCGACCTTTGATGGTGTAGCCATTCTCCCACTCCACCTCCACCACGTTGGCCACCTGGGCGATGGGCAGATCGATGTACGGGATGCGGAACAGGGAGAAGGTATCGATCGGCATGATGGGCACGTGCAAGAAGTGATCGTTCTCGTCGGTGGCCTTGGAGACAATGCTCTTCTGAAAGGTCTTGAGGTCCTCGACGGAGTCGAAGTCCAGGGGCACCGCGGTGCGCCCGCAGTGCCGGCACTGGTAGCCCCCATCGTTATGATCGATCCACGGTATCGGCCCCCCGAACAGCAAAGCTGGATGGGTGTCCAGACTGCCGCAGTAGGGGCAAGCCCTCAAGCTAACCTTCCTCGTCATCCGTGGGTCCAGAGTGGCGCTCCGATAAGAGCCTTGTGTACGTAT from Methanomassiliicoccus sp. includes these protein-coding regions:
- a CDS encoding HisA/HisF-related TIM barrel protein, translating into MTRKVSLRACPYCGSLDTHPALLFGGPIPWIDHNDGGYQCRHCGRTAVPLDFDSVEDLKTFQKSIVSKATDENDHFLHVPIMPIDTFSLFRIPYIDLPIAQVANVVEVEWENGYTIKGRKERFSRYWSAVHSPRYSAKEISLLDLSGIKDGRPNFDVLKTLIKSKYRVWLDLGVRDIEDVFDAFAMDVSRTIIGTMTAPSVELFAEAFDLSDRVVPCLYYDGKVLWPSRSSGPSDLLQAIATLKDIGFEEIGVLDLRRIGRGKGIDQSLLGVLSEQEVGIIMGGGVTELEATALRTAGLVGAFMDPFTPVIGDLIVEEERELPSEGPSPVTRAASSGHGAPSD